One Faecalispora anaeroviscerum genomic window carries:
- the ypeB gene encoding germination protein YpeB, protein MTRRRKLQIGSVAAALVLLLTVTAIGGWWTANRYRTDLEYSYRRSLSDLGDYVSSLETTLTKAVYANTSTQQNGVAARLMRDSSSAKAALSALPLKGDEFDNMSKFLAQVGDFSTSLSAKVSAGGKISADEYTQIQSLGGYATKLRQGLSQVQDELSAGELQIGETESLVKGLRASQPVFSDKLESVAKDFEDYPKLIYDGPFSDHIGQQAPKLIEGKAGVPQGNAQLLAAKFLNVDQSKLTHTTDNEGGLPAYNFLYGDIRVSITKAGGVPVRLIDPRDIGTDNLDYKAALKKAKEFLDSRGFTDMKESYYFMHDGKCTINFAYAIKGTVYYPDLIKVSVAMDNGEIVEVDATGYVMNHTNRAVPKVALTMAEAQKNVSPYLTVKEGRLAIIPTAGLNEVTTYEFLCESKDKKKEQVLVYIDANKGFERDILILLFSDNGVLTQ, encoded by the coding sequence ATGACCCGCAGAAGGAAACTACAAATCGGCAGCGTAGCCGCCGCGCTGGTACTGCTGCTGACCGTCACCGCCATTGGCGGCTGGTGGACCGCGAACCGTTACCGCACCGATCTGGAATATAGCTACCGACGCTCGCTCAGCGATTTGGGCGACTATGTGTCCAGCCTTGAAACAACGCTCACCAAGGCGGTTTACGCCAACACCTCCACACAGCAAAACGGCGTGGCCGCGCGCCTGATGCGCGATTCCAGCAGCGCGAAAGCCGCTCTTTCCGCCCTGCCGCTAAAAGGCGACGAATTTGACAACATGAGCAAATTTCTGGCGCAGGTTGGGGATTTCTCCACCTCCCTTTCCGCCAAGGTCAGCGCCGGGGGGAAAATCAGCGCAGACGAATATACTCAAATTCAAAGCCTTGGCGGCTATGCAACTAAGCTAAGGCAGGGGCTTTCGCAGGTGCAGGATGAGCTTTCCGCCGGTGAGTTGCAGATTGGTGAAACGGAATCGCTCGTCAAAGGCCTGCGGGCGTCGCAGCCGGTATTCAGTGATAAGCTGGAATCTGTGGCTAAGGATTTCGAGGATTACCCCAAGCTGATTTATGACGGCCCGTTCTCCGATCATATTGGCCAGCAAGCACCAAAGCTGATTGAGGGAAAGGCCGGGGTGCCGCAGGGCAACGCACAGCTCCTGGCCGCCAAGTTTCTAAATGTGGACCAGTCTAAGCTGACCCACACCACAGACAACGAGGGCGGTCTGCCGGCATATAATTTTTTATACGGCGATATTCGGGTATCGATCACCAAGGCGGGCGGTGTGCCTGTTCGGCTGATCGACCCGCGTGACATCGGCACTGACAACCTGGATTACAAGGCGGCGCTGAAAAAGGCAAAGGAGTTCCTGGATTCCCGCGGTTTTACTGATATGAAGGAAAGCTACTACTTCATGCACGACGGCAAATGCACTATTAACTTTGCGTACGCCATCAAGGGTACCGTGTATTATCCCGATTTGATCAAGGTATCCGTCGCCATGGACAACGGTGAGATCGTCGAGGTGGACGCCACCGGCTATGTCATGAACCACACTAACCGCGCGGTTCCCAAGGTGGCGCTGACCATGGCCGAGGCACAAAAAAATGTCAGCCCATATCTCACGGTAAAAGAAGGGAGGCTCGCCATCATCCCGACCGCCGGTCTCAACGAAGTAACGACGTATGAATTTTTATGTGAAAGCAAGGATAAAAAAAAGGAACAGGTGCTGGTGTATATCGACGCCAACAAGGGCTTTGAGCGCGATATTCTGATCCTGCTGTTCTCAGACAACGGTGTGCTGACGCAGTAG
- a CDS encoding biotin transporter BioY, giving the protein MTMCTLFAALIVVGTFIRIPIPVVPFTLQFLFTMLAGLLLGGRLGATSVGIYIAMGLVGLPVFTEGGGIGYLLKPSFGYIIGFAIASYVTGQLAGRDVSLGYGRLLFANFVGLAIVYSCGMAYYAFISAFYLGTPIGLWPLFLYCFLLAVPGDIALCLLAAVVAKRVRPTLQREVSVG; this is encoded by the coding sequence ATGACGATGTGTACGCTGTTTGCGGCATTGATTGTGGTAGGCACCTTTATCCGGATTCCGATTCCGGTGGTTCCCTTTACTCTGCAGTTTTTATTTACGATGCTGGCAGGTTTGCTGCTGGGCGGGCGTTTGGGTGCGACCAGCGTAGGCATTTATATTGCTATGGGGCTGGTTGGGCTGCCTGTTTTTACAGAGGGCGGCGGAATTGGGTATCTGCTGAAGCCCAGCTTTGGGTACATTATTGGCTTTGCAATTGCCTCCTATGTGACGGGGCAGCTCGCAGGGCGGGACGTATCTCTGGGGTATGGCAGGCTTCTGTTTGCCAATTTTGTCGGGCTTGCGATTGTTTATTCCTGCGGGATGGCCTATTACGCGTTCATCAGCGCCTTTTATCTGGGTACACCCATCGGGCTTTGGCCGTTGTTTTTATATTGCTTTCTTCTGGCTGTACCGGGAGATATTGCGCTGTGCTTGCTGGCAGCTGTGGTTGCCAAACGGGTTCGCCCTACGCTGCAAAGAGAGGTGAGCGTCGGGTGA
- the bioD gene encoding dethiobiotin synthase — protein sequence MNENVLEEKERQQLREKCGTKGLFVTATGTDMGKTYITALLVRALRQAGYNAGYYKAALSGADSIGESDAGYVNRIAEIGQREELLLSYLYKNAVSPHLAAQWEENPVRLEKILLDYRAACSRYDYVTVEGSGGIVCPIRWDEEKHLLLEDIVKALGLGTVVVADSGLGTINAAVLTVEYLRNRQIPVRGIILNRYSGGKMQEDNLYMIEKLSGVPVIARVKEGQQNMDCSAETIKALYE from the coding sequence GTGAACGAGAATGTGCTGGAAGAAAAGGAACGGCAGCAGCTTCGTGAAAAGTGCGGAACAAAAGGCTTGTTCGTGACCGCCACCGGAACGGATATGGGAAAAACCTATATCACCGCACTGCTGGTGCGAGCGCTGCGGCAGGCCGGGTATAACGCCGGGTATTACAAGGCGGCCCTCAGCGGAGCAGACTCCATTGGAGAAAGCGACGCCGGGTATGTGAACCGCATCGCGGAGATTGGCCAGAGGGAGGAGCTTCTGCTGTCTTATCTATACAAGAATGCGGTTTCCCCCCATTTGGCGGCACAGTGGGAAGAAAATCCCGTTCGGTTGGAAAAAATCCTCCTGGATTACCGGGCGGCCTGCTCCCGGTATGATTACGTGACGGTGGAAGGCAGCGGCGGAATTGTCTGCCCCATTCGCTGGGACGAAGAAAAGCATCTGCTGTTGGAGGATATTGTAAAAGCGCTGGGTCTGGGAACGGTAGTGGTTGCCGATTCCGGGCTTGGCACCATCAACGCTGCGGTGCTGACGGTGGAATATTTGCGGAACAGGCAGATTCCGGTGCGGGGAATCATTCTGAACCGGTATTCCGGCGGAAAGATGCAGGAGGATAATCTTTATATGATCGAGAAGCTTTCTGGTGTGCCGGTGATTGCACGGGTAAAGGAAGGGCAGCAAAATATGGACTGTTCTGCGGAGACGATCAAAGCGTTGTATGAATAA
- the bioA gene encoding adenosylmethionine--8-amino-7-oxononanoate transaminase — translation MNLVEKDLKYIWHPCSQMKDYETLPPIVIDHGQGVYLYGEDGKEYIDIVSSWWCNLLGHCNPRINEEIKAQLDRLEHVIFANFTHEGAIRLCEQLVKILPAGLTKFNFSDNGSAAVECSLKMAFQYQNQTGHPEKTRFMCLSEGYHGETVGALSVGTLDLYAKLYRPILLDTIRIQAPDCFRCPYGKCREDCACECFEHAEKAFEQHAAETCAIIVEPLLQGSAGMRIYPPLYLKKLRALCNRYGVLLIADEIATGFGRTGKMFACDHAGISPDIMCISKGLTGGYLPMAITVTTDEIYNAFYADYSEGKAFMHSHTYSGNPLGCAAALAVQKIFRTEPVLEDAARRAKYLNQTLNRALKEHPNVGEIRHIGLIHAVELVRDKKTKTDFDPKLRVGYQIYQKALKRGLLLRPLGNVLYFNPPLIITEEQIDCAVERCVAAMNDVL, via the coding sequence ATGAATTTAGTGGAGAAGGATTTAAAGTATATTTGGCATCCCTGTTCTCAGATGAAGGACTACGAAACTCTGCCCCCGATTGTGATCGACCATGGGCAGGGCGTGTACCTGTATGGAGAGGACGGGAAGGAGTACATCGATATTGTCAGCTCCTGGTGGTGTAATCTGCTGGGTCACTGCAATCCCCGCATCAATGAGGAAATCAAGGCACAGCTGGACCGGCTGGAGCACGTGATCTTTGCTAATTTTACCCATGAGGGAGCAATCCGGCTGTGTGAGCAGCTTGTGAAGATTTTGCCTGCGGGGCTGACAAAATTCAATTTTTCAGATAACGGGTCGGCGGCAGTGGAGTGTTCCCTAAAAATGGCCTTTCAGTATCAGAACCAGACCGGCCACCCGGAAAAAACCCGGTTTATGTGTCTTTCGGAGGGCTACCACGGCGAAACTGTGGGCGCTCTTTCCGTAGGCACACTGGACCTTTACGCAAAGCTGTACCGCCCCATTCTGCTGGATACCATCCGCATTCAGGCGCCGGATTGCTTCCGGTGTCCCTATGGAAAATGCAGGGAGGACTGCGCCTGCGAGTGCTTTGAGCACGCCGAGAAGGCGTTCGAACAGCATGCCGCAGAAACCTGCGCCATTATTGTGGAGCCCCTGCTGCAGGGGAGCGCTGGCATGCGGATTTACCCGCCCCTGTACCTGAAAAAGCTGCGCGCTCTTTGCAACCGGTACGGCGTTCTTTTGATCGCCGATGAAATTGCCACCGGATTTGGCCGCACCGGGAAAATGTTTGCCTGCGACCACGCGGGGATTTCTCCCGACATTATGTGCATTTCAAAAGGGTTGACCGGTGGGTACCTGCCGATGGCCATCACCGTGACCACGGACGAAATTTACAACGCTTTTTATGCCGATTACAGCGAAGGCAAGGCGTTTATGCACAGCCATACTTACAGCGGTAACCCGTTGGGGTGCGCCGCCGCTTTGGCAGTCCAAAAGATATTTCGCACAGAACCGGTTCTGGAGGATGCGGCCAGACGGGCAAAATACCTGAATCAGACGCTGAACAGGGCGCTCAAAGAGCACCCGAATGTAGGCGAAATCCGCCATATCGGCCTGATTCACGCAGTGGAGCTGGTACGTGACAAAAAAACAAAAACAGATTTTGACCCAAAGCTGCGGGTGGGATATCAAATCTATCAAAAAGCCCTGAAGAGGGGACTGTTGCTGCGCCCGCTCGGGAATGTCCTCTATTTTAATCCGCCGCTGATTATCACCGAAGAGCAGATTGACTGCGCGGTGGAGCGCTGTGTAGCGGCCATGAACGACGTCTTATAG
- the ruvC gene encoding crossover junction endodeoxyribonuclease RuvC, with amino-acid sequence MVILGIDPGYAIVGYGVVSARSGKYRPMEYGAITTPAGEVFEERLVSIYDSLCAVLAHNRPDAVSIEKLYFTNNKTTAIGVAEARGVILLAVRKAGVPVFEYTPLQVKQAVTGYGQAKKPQVMEMTRKLLCLTELPKPDDTADALAMAICHGQAAGSPLRRAILSGGIR; translated from the coding sequence ATGGTAATATTGGGAATTGACCCGGGGTACGCGATCGTCGGGTACGGCGTGGTGAGCGCGCGCTCGGGCAAATACCGCCCGATGGAATATGGCGCGATCACTACACCGGCAGGCGAGGTGTTTGAAGAGCGCCTGGTGTCGATTTACGATTCCCTGTGCGCGGTTCTGGCGCATAACCGACCCGATGCGGTTTCCATCGAAAAGCTGTATTTTACGAACAACAAAACAACCGCAATCGGCGTTGCGGAGGCGCGCGGAGTCATTCTGCTGGCGGTGCGCAAGGCCGGAGTGCCGGTGTTTGAGTATACACCGCTTCAAGTAAAGCAGGCCGTTACGGGCTACGGGCAGGCAAAAAAGCCGCAGGTGATGGAAATGACCCGAAAGCTTTTGTGCCTGACAGAGCTGCCGAAGCCGGATGACACCGCGGACGCGCTGGCGATGGCCATCTGCCATGGGCAGGCGGCAGGCTCGCCCTTGCGCAGGGCCATTCTGTCGGGAGGAATCAGATAA
- the ruvA gene encoding Holliday junction branch migration protein RuvA, whose protein sequence is MFYSVSGILIHAEPTLAVIECGGVGFKCFTSMSTQRSLPQIGEKVRLFTHLSVREDALDLFGFYTMTELNCFKMLTSVSGVGAKVGISILSELSPEQVALAVASGDSKALSRASGVGPKLAQRIALELKDKVKKMGVATASAGELAVNPAIGNAAGAVSALAVLGWSPTEAAQIVGRFDSALPVEELIRLSLKSMGGR, encoded by the coding sequence ATGTTTTACAGTGTATCGGGCATCTTAATTCATGCGGAACCCACGTTAGCCGTGATTGAATGCGGCGGTGTGGGCTTTAAGTGCTTTACCTCGATGAGTACACAGCGTTCCCTGCCGCAGATCGGCGAGAAGGTTCGCCTGTTCACGCACCTGAGCGTGCGTGAGGACGCACTCGATTTGTTTGGATTTTACACGATGACGGAGCTGAACTGCTTTAAGATGCTGACGTCTGTCAGCGGGGTGGGCGCAAAGGTGGGCATTTCGATTCTGTCGGAGCTGTCGCCGGAGCAGGTGGCGCTCGCGGTGGCTTCGGGGGACAGCAAGGCGCTGTCCCGTGCCAGCGGCGTTGGCCCCAAGCTCGCGCAGCGCATCGCGCTGGAGCTGAAGGATAAAGTAAAAAAGATGGGCGTGGCAACGGCTTCCGCCGGGGAATTGGCTGTGAACCCTGCCATCGGCAACGCGGCGGGCGCGGTCAGCGCGCTGGCAGTGCTGGGCTGGTCGCCCACCGAGGCTGCGCAGATTGTCGGCAGGTTCGACAGTGCCCTGCCGGTGGAGGAGCTGATTCGGCTGTCACTGAAATCGATGGGAGGACGATAA
- the ruvB gene encoding Holliday junction branch migration DNA helicase RuvB, with amino-acid sequence MEFSFENELDLENRVVAPDYNPEDAEVENPLRPRVLSEYIGQQKVKENLAVFMEAAKQRKETLDHVLLYGPPGLGKTTLAGIIANEMGVGVRITSGPAIEKPGDLAAILTNLSPGDVLFIDEIHRLSRSVEEILYPAMEDFALDIITGKGQMAASYHLPLPPFTLVGATTRAGQLSAPLRDRFGVVLRLELYSPEELAKIVTRSAGILAIPIDPDGALELASRSRGTPRIANRLLRRVRDFAQVISDGVITVEAARRALNRLEVDEIGLDANDRRMLRTMIDYYRGGPVGLDTLAAAIGEESVTLEDVYEPYLIQIGFLSRTPRGRCVTRAAYLHLGLTPPEDLGGAQQKLF; translated from the coding sequence ATGGAATTTTCCTTTGAAAACGAACTCGATCTGGAAAACCGTGTCGTCGCCCCTGACTATAACCCTGAGGACGCCGAGGTGGAAAACCCCCTGCGTCCGCGCGTGCTTTCGGAATACATCGGCCAGCAGAAGGTCAAGGAAAATCTGGCGGTGTTCATGGAGGCGGCAAAGCAGAGAAAAGAAACGCTCGACCACGTTCTGCTGTACGGCCCGCCGGGCCTTGGCAAAACGACGCTCGCGGGGATCATCGCGAACGAGATGGGAGTGGGGGTGCGCATTACCTCCGGACCGGCGATTGAAAAGCCGGGTGATCTGGCGGCAATCCTGACGAACCTTTCCCCCGGCGATGTGCTGTTTATTGATGAGATTCACCGCCTGTCGCGCAGTGTGGAGGAGATTTTGTATCCTGCCATGGAGGATTTCGCGCTCGACATTATTACCGGCAAGGGGCAGATGGCGGCTTCGTATCACCTGCCGCTGCCGCCGTTTACGCTTGTGGGCGCGACAACGCGCGCCGGGCAGCTTTCGGCGCCCCTGCGCGACCGCTTCGGCGTTGTGCTGCGGCTTGAGCTGTATTCGCCGGAGGAGCTGGCGAAGATTGTCACCCGCAGCGCCGGGATTTTAGCGATCCCCATTGACCCGGACGGCGCTCTCGAGCTAGCCTCGCGCTCACGCGGCACGCCGCGTATCGCAAACCGCCTGCTGCGCCGTGTGCGCGATTTTGCGCAGGTGATCAGCGACGGAGTCATTACGGTGGAGGCCGCGCGGCGCGCGCTCAACCGGCTCGAGGTGGATGAAATCGGCCTGGACGCGAACGACCGCCGCATGCTGCGCACGATGATTGACTATTACCGTGGCGGCCCGGTCGGCCTTGATACGCTTGCCGCCGCCATCGGCGAGGAATCCGTTACGCTCGAGGATGTTTACGAGCCGTACCTCATTCAGATTGGCTTTTTGAGCCGTACCCCCCGCGGGCGCTGTGTAACGCGGGCGGCATACCTGCATTTGGGCCTTACTCCGCCGGAGGATTTGGGTGGAGCGCAGCAAAAGCTGTTTTAA
- the glmM gene encoding phosphoglucosamine mutase: MGRLFGTDGARGVANADLTCELAMNIGRAAAMVLGKGGRRHPKILIGKDTRISSDMLESALAAGLCSIGANVVHLGVVPTPAVAYLVKKYGADAGVMISASHNPCEFNGIKIFSSTGYKLPDALEEQIEAIVLDHEEHPQFPTGGEVGSISAAPQALRDYIDHVKSTVPEGALKGLRVALDCANGSAATTAQTLFTELGAECHMLSDAPNGVNINDNCGSTHMEPLMEYVKANQMDAGLAFDGDADRCLAVDEQGQLVDGDFLMAICALDLKSQGRLAKSAAVGTIMTNMGFIRFCEENGIKFAATKVGDRYVLEEMLQEGYNFGGEQSGHIIFLDHGTTGDGQMTGVQLLTILNRRSAHLSSLATLMARYPQVMVNVTVSREGKLRFYTDSEVGEAIERTKERLGTRGRVVVRPSGTEPLLRVMIEGEDHNEISALAHELADVVRERLA; this comes from the coding sequence ATGGGAAGACTATTTGGAACCGACGGCGCCAGAGGCGTCGCGAACGCAGATTTAACGTGTGAGCTGGCAATGAATATCGGCCGCGCGGCAGCCATGGTGTTAGGCAAGGGCGGCAGACGCCACCCGAAAATCCTGATCGGAAAGGATACCCGCATTTCTTCCGACATGCTCGAGAGCGCATTGGCGGCGGGGCTTTGCAGCATTGGCGCGAATGTGGTTCACCTGGGCGTGGTGCCTACCCCCGCCGTGGCGTATCTGGTGAAGAAATACGGAGCCGACGCGGGCGTAATGATCTCCGCCTCGCACAACCCCTGCGAGTTCAACGGCATTAAGATTTTCAGCAGCACCGGCTATAAGCTGCCCGACGCGTTGGAGGAACAAATTGAGGCGATTGTGCTTGACCACGAGGAGCACCCCCAGTTCCCCACCGGAGGCGAGGTTGGTTCTATTTCTGCCGCGCCCCAGGCGCTGCGCGATTATATCGATCATGTGAAAAGCACGGTGCCGGAGGGTGCGCTCAAAGGCCTGCGCGTTGCGCTGGACTGCGCGAACGGCTCTGCCGCGACGACCGCGCAGACGCTGTTCACCGAGCTGGGGGCCGAGTGCCACATGCTCTCCGATGCGCCGAACGGGGTGAATATTAACGACAACTGCGGCTCTACCCATATGGAACCGTTGATGGAATATGTAAAAGCGAATCAAATGGATGCCGGACTGGCGTTTGACGGCGACGCCGACCGCTGCCTTGCGGTAGATGAGCAAGGCCAGCTGGTAGACGGCGATTTTCTCATGGCGATCTGCGCACTCGATCTTAAATCGCAGGGCCGTTTGGCGAAAAGCGCCGCCGTGGGCACAATCATGACAAATATGGGCTTTATCCGCTTCTGTGAGGAAAACGGAATAAAGTTTGCCGCCACCAAGGTGGGCGACCGCTATGTGCTGGAGGAAATGCTGCAGGAGGGCTATAACTTCGGTGGCGAGCAGAGCGGGCATATCATTTTTCTCGACCACGGCACAACGGGCGACGGACAAATGACCGGCGTGCAGCTGCTGACGATTCTCAACCGCCGCTCGGCGCATCTGTCGAGCTTGGCGACGCTGATGGCCCGTTACCCGCAGGTGATGGTCAACGTGACCGTCAGCCGCGAGGGCAAGCTGCGCTTCTATACCGACTCTGAGGTTGGCGAGGCGATAGAGCGTACCAAAGAACGCCTTGGTACCCGCGGCCGCGTTGTGGTTCGACCTTCCGGTACGGAACCGCTGCTGCGTGTGATGATCGAGGGTGAGGATCACAATGAAATTAGTGCGTTGGCACATGAGCTGGCCGATGTGGTGCGCGAGCGCCTGGCCTAA
- a CDS encoding class I SAM-dependent methyltransferase: MRAANWKDYELLDASDGERLERWGEIILIRPDPQIIWKTPREHPMWKRAHARYLRSNTGGGRWEEYRTVPGMWKIKYHELTFQLKTMGFKHTGIFPEQAVNWDFVMGKIRGAGRPIKVLNLFGYTGAATLACASAGAEVCHVDASKGMVAWAKENAAACGFTDKPVRWLVDDCVKFVQREQRRGNTYDGIIMDPPSYGRGPGGEVWKLEEQLYPLVQLCVPLLSKNPLFFVLNSYTTGLSPSVMAYLLATLLQKEFGGSVSADEIGLPVTQSGLVLPCGNTAIWAG; the protein is encoded by the coding sequence TTGAGAGCTGCAAACTGGAAAGACTACGAATTGCTTGACGCTTCGGACGGGGAGCGGCTGGAGCGCTGGGGCGAGATTATTTTAATCCGACCCGACCCACAGATTATTTGGAAAACACCGCGCGAGCACCCGATGTGGAAGCGCGCCCACGCGCGCTACCTGCGCTCGAATACGGGCGGCGGGCGCTGGGAGGAATACCGCACGGTGCCGGGCATGTGGAAAATCAAATACCATGAGCTGACGTTTCAGCTTAAAACCATGGGCTTTAAGCACACCGGTATTTTTCCCGAACAGGCTGTGAACTGGGATTTTGTGATGGGTAAAATTCGCGGCGCGGGAAGGCCGATCAAGGTGCTGAACCTGTTCGGCTACACGGGCGCGGCTACGCTGGCGTGCGCTTCGGCGGGAGCCGAGGTTTGCCATGTGGACGCCTCCAAGGGAATGGTGGCGTGGGCCAAAGAGAACGCGGCGGCCTGTGGCTTTACGGACAAGCCCGTTCGCTGGCTGGTGGACGACTGCGTTAAATTTGTGCAGCGCGAGCAGCGCCGGGGCAACACCTACGACGGCATCATTATGGACCCGCCCTCCTATGGGCGCGGGCCGGGCGGCGAGGTGTGGAAGCTCGAGGAGCAGCTGTACCCGCTGGTGCAGCTCTGCGTGCCGCTGCTTTCGAAGAATCCCCTGTTTTTTGTCCTGAATTCCTACACCACGGGGCTTTCCCCCTCGGTGATGGCATATTTGCTGGCAACCCTTTTACAAAAGGAGTTCGGGGGCTCCGTTTCGGCGGATGAAATCGGACTGCCGGTCACCCAGAGCGGCCTGGTGCTGCCCTGCGGCAATACCGCGATCTGGGCGGGTTGA